In the Streptomyces spororaveus genome, ACGCCGCCACCCGAGATGCGGGCGATGACGTCGTAGCGGCCGTCAAGCTCCAGGAGCTTGAAGGGCTCGTTGACTTCCTGCTGGTGCACCTTGTTGGGGAAGTAGTCCTCAAGGGTGCGACCGTTGATCTTCCACTTGCCGGTGCCCGGAACGATCCGGACGCGGGCGATGGCGTTCTTGCGACGGCCCAGGCCGGCGGCCGGCTGGGGGTCGCCGAAGCGGCCGGCAAGGGACTCGGAGGTGTAGTCGCCCTCGACGACGACCTCAGACTCGCTGGTGTACTCCTCGACGTTGCCCTCGAACTCGTCGACGGGGGTCGTCTCGGCGGTGGTCTCGGCCACGATGCTCCTCAGAATTTTCTACGTCTTAGGGGGTGGCCGGAACTACTGCGCGACCTGGGTGATCTCGAACGGCACCGGCTGCTGGGCAGCGTGGGGGTGCTGGTCGCCCGAGTAGACCTTCAGCTTCGAGAGCATCTGACGGCCCAGGGTGTTCTTGGGGAGCATGCCCTTGATGGCCTTCTCGACGGCCTTCTCCGGGTTGTTCGCCAGGAGGTCGTCGTAGCGCACGGAGCGGAGACCGCCCGGGTAGCCGGAGTGGCGGTACGCCATCTTCTGCGACGCCTTGTTGCCGGACAGGTGAACCTTGTCGGCGTTGACGATGATGACGAAGTCGCCCATGTCCATGTGGGGGGCGTAAGTCGGCTTGTGCTTGCCGCGCAGGAGGGCTGCGGCCTGGGTCGCCAGACGGCCGAGGACAACGTCCTGGGCGTCGATGACGAGCCACTGGCGCGAGATGTCGCCGGGCTTGGGGCTGAACGTACGCACGCGTATGCCTTCGCTTCTTCGGTGGTGGTATCCCAAGGGCGCAAGCCCCAACGGGAAGGTCCTGACAGGGTCACCACGGACG is a window encoding:
- the rpsI gene encoding 30S ribosomal protein S9: MAETTAETTPVDEFEGNVEEYTSESEVVVEGDYTSESLAGRFGDPQPAAGLGRRKNAIARVRIVPGTGKWKINGRTLEDYFPNKVHQQEVNEPFKLLELDGRYDVIARISGGGVSGQAGALRLGVARALNEADVDNNRPALKKAGFLSRDDRAVERKKAGLKKARKAPQYSKR
- the rplM gene encoding 50S ribosomal protein L13, translated to MRTFSPKPGDISRQWLVIDAQDVVLGRLATQAAALLRGKHKPTYAPHMDMGDFVIIVNADKVHLSGNKASQKMAYRHSGYPGGLRSVRYDDLLANNPEKAVEKAIKGMLPKNTLGRQMLSKLKVYSGDQHPHAAQQPVPFEITQVAQ